One stretch of Amycolatopsis tolypomycina DNA includes these proteins:
- a CDS encoding amidase, protein MDPFGSATDLAAAVRRRELSPVEIADAYLARIDRYDPGINAFVWRNDEDVRAAAKAAEQAVTDGGPLGPFHGVPIPIKELTQVDGQPATYGSLGVSDAPRSGNEPVVTRLLDAGFLLMGRTNSPEMGLLTTTENERFGATRNPWQPAYSPGGSSGGAAAAVAAGLAPVAHASDGGGSIRVPSSCCGLVGLKPSRGRIPQPVAAWEHATVEGAITRYVRDAAALLDVMSVPDRLAWYQAPAPRRPFLDEVGAEAGRLRIGLLTASPTGMPVDPECAEAAEKAARLLESLGHDVYPVEPEFLSEEAWTAYAQTVLDASVAAMPYDEPALVGSQLRYRMDRAKSRDSGTYVRASLLLQEETRGVVAQWGRDFDVLLTPTIACRPPFVGSVLQEAVDNPGGLRLTEMQMISFTSFCNVTGLPAISLPVHTSSDGLPVGAQLVAGPWEEAVLIRLASALEPLVGWTRRHAVLE, encoded by the coding sequence GTGGACCCCTTCGGCTCCGCCACCGACCTCGCCGCCGCCGTCCGCCGCCGGGAGCTGAGCCCGGTCGAGATCGCCGACGCCTACCTCGCCCGGATCGACCGGTACGACCCCGGGATCAACGCCTTCGTGTGGCGCAACGACGAGGACGTGCGCGCCGCCGCCAAGGCCGCGGAACAGGCCGTGACCGACGGCGGCCCGCTCGGGCCGTTCCACGGCGTCCCGATCCCGATCAAGGAGCTGACCCAGGTCGACGGCCAGCCCGCCACGTACGGCTCGCTGGGTGTCTCGGATGCGCCGCGGTCCGGGAACGAGCCGGTGGTGACCCGGCTGCTGGACGCGGGATTCCTGTTGATGGGCCGGACGAACTCGCCCGAGATGGGGCTGCTGACGACCACCGAGAACGAGCGGTTCGGCGCCACGCGCAACCCGTGGCAGCCCGCGTACTCCCCGGGCGGGTCGAGCGGGGGAGCGGCGGCCGCGGTGGCCGCGGGCCTGGCCCCGGTCGCGCACGCCTCCGACGGCGGCGGGTCGATCCGGGTGCCGTCGTCGTGCTGCGGCCTGGTCGGGCTGAAGCCGAGCCGCGGCCGGATCCCGCAGCCGGTCGCGGCCTGGGAGCACGCGACGGTGGAGGGCGCGATCACCCGGTACGTCCGCGACGCGGCCGCGCTGCTCGACGTGATGTCCGTCCCCGACCGCCTGGCCTGGTACCAGGCGCCCGCACCCCGGCGGCCGTTCCTCGACGAGGTCGGCGCCGAAGCGGGCCGGCTCCGGATCGGCCTGCTCACCGCGTCGCCCACCGGGATGCCGGTCGACCCGGAGTGCGCCGAGGCCGCGGAGAAGGCCGCCCGGCTGCTGGAGTCCCTCGGCCACGACGTCTACCCGGTCGAACCGGAGTTCCTCAGCGAGGAGGCTTGGACGGCCTACGCGCAGACGGTGTTGGACGCGTCCGTGGCCGCCATGCCCTACGACGAGCCCGCGCTGGTGGGATCGCAGCTGCGGTACCGGATGGACCGGGCGAAGAGCCGCGACTCCGGGACGTACGTGCGGGCGTCGTTGTTGCTGCAGGAGGAAACCCGCGGCGTGGTCGCGCAGTGGGGCCGCGACTTCGACGTCCTGCTGACCCCCACGATCGCGTGCCGCCCCCCGTTCGTGGGCTCGGTCCTGCAGGAAGCCGTCGACAACCCGGGCGGCCTGCGGCTGACGGAGATGCAGATGATCTCGTTCACGTCGTTCTGCAACGTGACGGGCCTGCCGGCGATCTCCCTGCCGGTCCACACCTCGTCCGACGGCCTCCCGGTGGGTGCCCAGCTCGTGGCGGGGCCGTGGGAGGAGGCGGTGCTGATCCGGCTGGCCTCGGCACTGGAACCCCTGGTGGGCTGGACGCGGCGGCACGCGGTGCTGGAGTGA
- a CDS encoding helix-turn-helix domain-containing protein: protein MPTEPTDDGSLVYGYLNTAAPRRGRAGDAVVVNSPGTAYEAELRPYRFGPLSACEITGDQDVLVRPWRPGGENRLVAGVLLDGDARLEQNGRETSAGPGGFLLYTGDRPFRLGIRGPYRYFVVDFEGSPLSLAQAVVRQVIANGQVAQAPAARIFAATLAEFADQAAHLDPATGRELGEHVVCLLRTVLRSAPRAEANSDGLFARVLDYVEAHLGDDLGPGAIAAAHHISVRYLHKLFHDAGDTVGGYIRRRRLDRIRGQLADPGQARRSVASLAAEWGIAEASHFSKLFRAEFGVSPREYREAALGGSSPSRVADRMS, encoded by the coding sequence GTGCCGACGGAACCCACGGACGACGGGTCGCTCGTCTACGGCTACCTGAACACCGCGGCACCGCGGCGCGGCCGCGCGGGCGACGCCGTGGTGGTCAATTCACCGGGTACGGCTTACGAAGCGGAACTTCGGCCGTACCGCTTCGGCCCGCTCAGCGCCTGCGAGATCACCGGCGACCAGGACGTCCTGGTGCGCCCGTGGCGCCCGGGCGGCGAGAACAGGCTGGTGGCGGGCGTCCTCCTCGACGGCGACGCGCGGCTGGAGCAGAATGGCCGCGAAACGAGCGCCGGCCCCGGCGGGTTCCTGCTCTACACCGGCGACCGGCCGTTCCGGCTCGGCATCCGCGGGCCGTACCGCTACTTCGTGGTCGACTTCGAAGGGTCGCCGCTGTCGCTGGCCCAGGCGGTCGTCCGCCAGGTCATCGCCAACGGGCAGGTCGCCCAGGCCCCGGCGGCCCGGATCTTCGCCGCCACCCTCGCCGAGTTCGCCGACCAGGCGGCCCACCTCGACCCGGCGACCGGCCGGGAGCTGGGCGAGCACGTCGTCTGTCTCCTGCGCACGGTGCTCCGGAGCGCACCGCGCGCGGAGGCGAACTCCGACGGCCTGTTCGCCCGGGTCCTGGACTACGTCGAGGCCCACCTCGGCGACGACCTCGGCCCCGGCGCGATCGCCGCGGCCCACCACATTTCGGTGCGCTACCTGCACAAGCTGTTCCACGACGCGGGAGACACGGTGGGCGGCTACATCCGGCGCCGGCGCCTCGACCGCATCCGCGGCCAGCTGGCCGACCCCGGCCAGGCCCGGCGTTCGGTGGCCAGCCTCGCCGCCGAGTGGGGCATCGCCGAGGCGAGCCACTTCAGCAAGCTGTTCCGCGCCGAGTTCGGCGTCTCGCCCCGGGAGTACCGCGAAGCCGCCCTCGGGGGCAGTTCGCCGTCGCGGGTGGCCGACCGGATGTCATGA
- a CDS encoding ABC transporter permease subunit, with translation MRKVLAITALAVLLAAAPFGLGAFTLAILTLGLAYGLFAFGLDLAWGRAGLLSVGHAAFFGLGAYAVAIGQDHGWPPVPTLGPAIVVSVVIALLVAGIGLASAVPDAPLILLTLGIGLLLQKAATSFTSVTGGSNGLSVSDTGVVTGYYRTLVVAAVLVALCVWLLRGRFGARLVAAARNPERAEQTSIDTKRVRTIAFALSAAVSTVAGALYAPVAGLVSPPVFGLALSTSVLVWLAVGGRESVLGPFLAAVVLTAGQQLLGSSWQSWYVLGLAAVFVFVVQVLPGGIAGTARAWLRRGRPAVTLPRAKPRPRPVPPSDGPALVLRGVSKSFGPVSVLDGVDLAVPPGRCVCLIGPNGAGKSTLLAIVAGQLAADAGSVRLFGRDVAALPVHDRVRLGVGRMFQIPSVIGELSPADNIRLARLGAPAAVELPAEYRDLAADEDAVASTLALADRRRLELAMVLAGAPRLVLLDEPAAGLGPDDARQLVRALRDVIAHTGCAMLVVEHDMEIVRGLADDVAALHQGRVIAHGSMDEIVADAAVRQAYLGAS, from the coding sequence ATGCGCAAAGTCCTTGCCATCACGGCATTGGCCGTGCTCCTGGCCGCCGCGCCGTTCGGGCTCGGCGCGTTCACCCTGGCCATCCTGACGCTGGGGCTGGCCTACGGGCTGTTCGCCTTCGGGCTCGACCTCGCCTGGGGCCGGGCCGGGCTGCTCAGCGTCGGCCACGCCGCGTTCTTCGGCCTCGGTGCCTACGCCGTCGCGATCGGCCAGGACCACGGCTGGCCGCCGGTGCCGACGCTGGGCCCGGCGATCGTGGTCTCGGTCGTCATCGCCCTGCTGGTCGCGGGCATCGGGCTGGCCTCCGCCGTCCCGGACGCGCCGCTGATCCTGCTGACCCTCGGCATCGGCCTGCTGCTGCAGAAGGCGGCGACCAGCTTCACGTCCGTCACCGGCGGGTCGAACGGGCTGTCGGTGTCCGACACGGGGGTTGTGACGGGCTACTACCGGACCCTGGTCGTGGCGGCCGTCCTGGTGGCCCTGTGCGTGTGGCTGCTGCGCGGCCGGTTCGGGGCGCGGCTGGTCGCCGCGGCGCGGAACCCGGAACGGGCGGAGCAGACCAGCATCGACACCAAGCGGGTGCGCACGATCGCGTTCGCGCTGAGCGCGGCGGTGTCCACTGTGGCCGGTGCGCTCTACGCGCCGGTCGCCGGGCTCGTCTCGCCGCCGGTGTTCGGGCTGGCGCTGTCGACGAGCGTGCTGGTGTGGCTCGCGGTCGGCGGCCGCGAGTCGGTGCTCGGCCCGTTCCTGGCCGCGGTGGTCCTCACCGCGGGCCAGCAGCTGCTGGGCAGTTCCTGGCAGAGCTGGTACGTCCTGGGCCTGGCGGCGGTGTTCGTCTTCGTCGTCCAGGTGCTGCCGGGCGGCATCGCCGGCACCGCGCGCGCCTGGCTGCGGCGGGGCAGGCCGGCGGTCACCCTGCCCCGGGCGAAACCCCGGCCCCGGCCGGTGCCCCCGAGCGACGGCCCCGCCCTCGTCCTGCGGGGAGTTTCGAAGTCGTTCGGCCCGGTCTCCGTCCTCGACGGCGTGGACCTCGCCGTGCCGCCGGGCCGCTGCGTGTGCCTGATCGGGCCGAACGGCGCGGGGAAGAGCACGCTGCTGGCGATCGTCGCGGGCCAGCTCGCCGCCGACGCCGGGAGTGTGCGCCTGTTCGGGCGGGACGTCGCGGCGCTGCCGGTGCACGACCGGGTCCGGCTCGGCGTCGGGCGGATGTTCCAGATCCCCAGCGTCATCGGGGAGCTCTCGCCCGCCGACAACATCCGGCTGGCCCGCCTCGGCGCCCCGGCCGCCGTCGAGCTGCCCGCCGAGTACCGCGACCTCGCCGCCGACGAGGACGCCGTCGCGAGCACCCTCGCCCTGGCGGACCGGCGCCGCCTGGAGCTGGCGATGGTGCTCGCCGGCGCGCCCCGGCTGGTGCTGCTCGACGAGCCGGCGGCCGGGCTCGGCCCGGACGACGCCCGGCAGCTGGTCCGCGCGCTGCGGGACGTCATCGCGCACACCGGCTGCGCGATGCTCGTGGTCGAGCACGACATGGAGATCGTCCGCGGGCTCGCCGACGACGTCGCCGCGCTGCACCAGGGTCGCGTCATCGCCCACGGCTCGATGGACGAGATCGTCGCCGACGCCGCCGTGCGCCAGGCCTACCTGGGAGCGAGCTGA
- a CDS encoding branched-chain amino acid ABC transporter permease, with protein MDVLLAILSQFGLYGLLTLGIAIVFAAMRVVNLAHCDFAMIGAYAAATLTGFAFSWRVVLVLAATVPLLVLVERALLRRSLADGLGAMLVTWGVGMALRQLAEVAFGATPRSVAAPVTGSVAVLGTQGPAYRLVCALVAVVVVGLVLLAAYRTRWGLTLRAVADNPAMAGLLGTDPHRLRTTAFVAGGLLAVLAGALYSPTLAVSPSMGFGLLVPTFFALLFSRPGSLATAALAALGVSALAVLLRTWLSDVVADALFYVVVIGIAALRSRPALRRFVSWSRRFVVRSA; from the coding sequence GTGGACGTGCTCCTGGCGATCCTGAGCCAGTTCGGGCTCTACGGCCTGCTCACCCTGGGGATCGCGATCGTCTTCGCCGCCATGCGGGTGGTGAACCTGGCGCACTGCGACTTCGCCATGATCGGCGCCTACGCGGCGGCCACCCTGACCGGGTTCGCCTTCTCCTGGCGGGTGGTGCTCGTCCTCGCCGCGACCGTCCCGCTGCTCGTGCTGGTCGAACGCGCGCTGCTGCGGCGCTCGCTCGCCGACGGCCTCGGCGCGATGCTCGTGACCTGGGGCGTGGGCATGGCATTGCGCCAGCTCGCGGAGGTGGCGTTCGGGGCCACGCCCCGCTCGGTCGCCGCGCCGGTGACCGGCTCGGTGGCCGTGCTCGGCACGCAGGGTCCGGCCTACCGGCTGGTCTGCGCGCTCGTCGCCGTCGTGGTCGTCGGCCTGGTGCTGCTCGCCGCGTACCGGACGCGCTGGGGCCTGACGCTGCGCGCGGTCGCGGACAACCCGGCGATGGCCGGGCTGCTCGGCACCGACCCGCATCGGCTGCGCACCACGGCGTTCGTCGCGGGCGGGCTGCTGGCCGTGCTCGCCGGGGCGCTCTACAGCCCGACACTCGCGGTGAGCCCGTCGATGGGGTTCGGCCTGCTCGTGCCGACCTTCTTCGCGCTGCTGTTCAGCCGGCCCGGTTCGCTCGCCACCGCGGCGCTGGCCGCGCTCGGGGTGTCCGCGCTGGCCGTGCTGCTGCGCACCTGGCTGTCCGACGTCGTCGCGGACGCCCTCTTCTACGTCGTCGTCATCGGTATCGCCGCGCTGCGCTCGCGGCCCGCTCTCCGGAGGTTCGTTTCATGGTCCCGCCGTTTCGTCGTCCGGTCTGCGTGA
- a CDS encoding ABC transporter ATP-binding protein, whose amino-acid sequence MLTVTALSGGYGQANVVREADFAVGTGEIVALLGRNGMGKTTLLRTVFGLADRQGGEVAFAGRPVPPGRPDVLARLGASLMPEDRGVFPTLTVEENLALATRRSFAPAVDVHALFPLLTERRRQPAGTLSGGQKQQLGIARALLAGRRLVVVDELTQGLQPSVVTDVVAALQRVAASGVAVLVVDQQPDRTLDWCHRVLLMESGRLVLDTPIAAETRRRCHELLMLR is encoded by the coding sequence ATGCTGACGGTCACCGCACTTTCCGGCGGCTACGGCCAGGCGAACGTCGTCCGCGAGGCGGATTTCGCCGTCGGCACCGGGGAAATCGTCGCGCTCCTGGGCCGCAACGGCATGGGCAAGACGACGTTGCTGCGCACGGTCTTCGGCCTCGCGGACCGCCAGGGCGGCGAGGTCGCCTTCGCCGGGCGTCCGGTGCCGCCGGGCCGCCCGGACGTCCTCGCCCGGCTGGGCGCGTCGCTCATGCCCGAGGACCGCGGCGTGTTCCCGACCCTGACCGTCGAGGAGAACCTCGCCTTGGCGACGCGGCGGTCGTTCGCCCCGGCCGTTGACGTCCATGCGCTGTTCCCGCTGCTCACCGAACGACGGCGGCAACCCGCGGGCACCCTGTCCGGCGGTCAGAAGCAGCAGCTCGGCATCGCCAGGGCGCTGCTGGCCGGGCGGCGCCTGGTCGTCGTCGACGAGCTCACCCAGGGGCTGCAGCCGTCCGTCGTCACCGACGTCGTCGCCGCGCTGCAGCGGGTCGCCGCGAGCGGGGTGGCGGTGCTCGTGGTCGACCAGCAGCCCGACCGGACCCTCGACTGGTGCCACCGGGTCCTGCTCATGGAGTCGGGACGGCTGGTCCTCGACACCCCGATCGCCGCCGAAACCCGGCGGCGCTGCCACGAACTGCTGATGCTGCGTTGA
- a CDS encoding iron-siderophore ABC transporter substrate-binding protein translates to MRITRTLLGLTAAATFFVAACGTTEEPTPNAAATAGTGPVTVVDSRGKEVKLPGPAKRVAATEWNAVEHLVSLGVMPVGVSDIKGYGQWVSAEKLDGTPKDIGTRGEPSLDTLGSLGLDLVVVTDSVTEGALEQIEAKVPVIVINGGNAKDPIAGMYANLDTIAKATGTEAKATQLKAEFEQKLTAGKAEVEKLGALGQKVAFSDAYVTSGAVSIRPYTKGALVSAVFAKLGLETAWPMDGDAVYGLAQADVEGLTKLPDVRFWYIANAADGDPYQQQLAGNAIWQNLPFVKSGKVHRFPDSLWMFGGPTSMAQFVDAAVAALKK, encoded by the coding sequence ATGCGCATCACCCGAACGCTTCTCGGCCTGACCGCGGCCGCCACGTTCTTCGTGGCCGCCTGCGGCACCACCGAGGAGCCCACGCCCAACGCCGCCGCCACCGCCGGCACCGGCCCGGTCACGGTCGTCGACTCGCGCGGCAAAGAGGTCAAGCTGCCCGGCCCGGCCAAGCGCGTCGCGGCGACCGAGTGGAACGCCGTGGAGCACCTGGTTTCGCTGGGGGTCATGCCGGTCGGCGTGTCCGACATCAAGGGCTACGGCCAGTGGGTCAGCGCCGAAAAGCTGGACGGCACCCCCAAGGACATCGGCACCCGCGGGGAGCCGAGCCTCGACACGCTGGGCTCGCTGGGGCTGGACCTCGTCGTCGTCACCGACAGCGTGACCGAAGGCGCGCTGGAGCAGATCGAGGCGAAGGTCCCGGTGATCGTCATCAACGGCGGCAACGCCAAGGACCCGATCGCCGGGATGTACGCCAACCTGGACACGATCGCGAAGGCCACCGGCACCGAGGCCAAGGCCACCCAGCTGAAGGCGGAGTTCGAGCAGAAGCTCACCGCGGGCAAGGCCGAGGTCGAGAAGCTGGGCGCCCTGGGGCAGAAGGTGGCGTTCTCGGACGCCTACGTCACCTCCGGCGCGGTCAGCATCCGGCCGTACACCAAGGGCGCGCTGGTCTCCGCGGTGTTCGCCAAGCTCGGCCTGGAGACCGCCTGGCCGATGGACGGCGACGCGGTCTACGGCCTCGCGCAGGCCGACGTCGAGGGCCTGACCAAGCTGCCCGACGTGCGGTTCTGGTACATCGCCAACGCCGCCGACGGCGACCCGTACCAGCAGCAGCTGGCGGGCAACGCGATCTGGCAGAACCTCCCGTTCGTCAAGAGCGGCAAGGTGCACCGCTTCCCGGACTCCCTGTGGATGTTCGGCGGGCCGACGTCCATGGCGCAGTTCGTCGACGCGGCCGTCGCCGCGCTCAAGAAATAG
- a CDS encoding ABC transporter substrate-binding protein translates to MVPPFRRPVCVIAALTLFSVTGCAGAAISASEGGAAGGPLKIGVIVPLTGPIAQSGAALRQGFELGVAKVNAAGGVGGKNVEFVVVDDAGDPANSTQLARRLIQQDKVTALFGTITGDTAEAVAKVSDDSRIPFFTAILGDPEQCRAYQWGFGESTRQLLAPMVPKLLQKHGKRVAIVGSDYNYPHIYAGLAKEFTTANGGTVVAEEYSPLGQTDWQPVIARLKAARPDVLLSMVVGADAIAFSQQAQQFGLLTDKLGFEGAPLDSDYFPALGALTTGRSHAVRWADGMADPASRQFVDDYRAKYQWTAPIPEVAGSAYFGVQFVLAAAAKAGTDPVALNREIGSFRYDSPLGTGTHFAPANHILQADMTEAAITPQGYAVAAKFGPVADTVPRTGC, encoded by the coding sequence ATGGTCCCGCCGTTTCGTCGTCCGGTCTGCGTGATCGCCGCGCTGACCCTGTTCTCCGTCACCGGCTGTGCCGGCGCGGCGATCTCCGCCTCCGAAGGCGGTGCCGCGGGCGGGCCGCTGAAGATCGGCGTCATCGTGCCGCTCACCGGCCCGATCGCCCAGTCCGGTGCCGCGCTGCGGCAGGGGTTCGAGCTGGGGGTCGCGAAGGTCAACGCCGCCGGCGGGGTCGGTGGGAAGAACGTCGAGTTCGTCGTCGTCGACGACGCCGGCGATCCGGCCAACTCGACGCAGCTCGCCCGCCGGCTCATCCAGCAGGACAAGGTGACGGCGCTGTTCGGCACCATCACCGGCGACACGGCCGAGGCCGTCGCCAAGGTGTCCGACGACAGCAGGATCCCGTTCTTCACCGCGATCCTCGGCGACCCCGAGCAGTGCCGCGCCTACCAGTGGGGCTTCGGCGAGTCGACCCGGCAGCTGCTCGCCCCGATGGTGCCGAAGCTGCTGCAGAAGCACGGCAAGCGGGTCGCGATCGTCGGCTCGGACTACAACTACCCGCACATCTACGCCGGGCTGGCCAAGGAGTTCACGACGGCGAACGGCGGCACGGTCGTCGCCGAGGAGTACAGCCCGCTGGGCCAGACGGACTGGCAGCCGGTCATCGCCCGGCTCAAGGCGGCGCGGCCGGACGTCCTGCTGTCGATGGTCGTCGGCGCGGACGCCATCGCGTTCAGCCAGCAGGCCCAGCAGTTCGGCCTGCTCACCGACAAGCTCGGCTTCGAAGGCGCACCCCTGGATTCGGACTACTTCCCGGCGCTCGGCGCGCTCACCACGGGCCGGAGCCACGCCGTCCGGTGGGCCGACGGCATGGCCGATCCGGCGAGCCGGCAGTTCGTCGACGACTACCGGGCGAAGTACCAGTGGACCGCGCCGATCCCGGAAGTCGCGGGCAGCGCCTACTTCGGCGTCCAGTTCGTGCTCGCCGCCGCGGCGAAGGCGGGCACCGACCCGGTGGCCCTCAACCGCGAGATCGGCTCGTTCCGCTACGACTCGCCGCTGGGCACCGGGACGCACTTCGCGCCGGCCAACCACATCCTGCAGGCGGACATGACCGAGGCGGCCATCACGCCGCAGGGCTACGCGGTCGCCGCGAAGTTCGGCCCGGTCGCCGACACCGTCCCGCGGACCGGCTGCTGA
- a CDS encoding iron ABC transporter permease, whose amino-acid sequence MVTLTEPPVAAVRRPGRLALLGTGLAALLLLGSAVHLTQGTANLDALDVLRLVFGGGTGDTTAIVVESRLPRLLAALVVGAALGVAGAVLQSVSRNILASPDTLAVNAGAHLAVVAVAAFGVSLPLLGATGVAFAGGLAAAVFVLALAGTGGTGIVRLVLAGTAIALALVSVTQVLLLLYAQETRGLFAWGEGSLEQNGLGGVRTLGPLVGLALAALLGMARRLDLIHVGEDHARTLGVHVGRVRFAAIALAVLLAAAAVTLAGPIGFVGLAAPALARLLAAVVPGLHRHTALIPFSAALGAALLLGADVLLRTIISPQRALEVPTGVVTTILGALFLVVLARTARITSATAEPPAAGARSGVSALRYRVVLGVLALAVVAVAVGAVLLGDAKLLLGDVVNWVTGQAGPIVTGVLDTRVPRVVAALLAGAALALGGALTQAVARNPLAEPGMIGVVGGAGLGAVTVITLVSGVGFWTLTGSAGLGAALAMALVFTVAARGGFTSERLVLIGFGVHAAAQALVTLLITLSDPWNETKALTWLGGSTYGRTFTHLVPMALALLLVVPVLVRMRRELDLLALDDETPRVLGVPVARSRLLLLSCAVLLTGAAVAGIGVLTFVGLVAPHAARAIVGSRHARLLPAAALLGAILVGAADTAGRTLIAPAQLPAGLMTAVIGAPYFVWLLYRHRATGRGR is encoded by the coding sequence GTGGTCACCCTGACCGAGCCGCCCGTGGCCGCCGTCCGGCGACCCGGGCGGCTCGCGCTCCTGGGCACCGGGCTCGCCGCCCTGCTCCTGCTGGGTTCGGCCGTGCACCTGACGCAGGGCACGGCGAACCTGGACGCGCTCGACGTGCTCCGGCTGGTGTTCGGCGGCGGGACCGGGGACACCACCGCGATCGTCGTCGAGTCGCGGCTGCCGCGCCTGCTCGCCGCCCTGGTCGTCGGGGCCGCGCTCGGCGTGGCCGGCGCCGTGCTGCAGTCGGTGTCCCGCAACATCCTCGCGTCGCCGGACACCCTGGCCGTCAACGCCGGTGCGCACCTGGCGGTCGTCGCCGTCGCGGCGTTCGGCGTCTCGCTGCCCCTGCTCGGCGCCACCGGGGTCGCGTTCGCGGGCGGGCTGGCCGCGGCCGTGTTCGTGCTCGCGCTGGCCGGCACCGGCGGCACCGGGATCGTGCGGCTGGTGCTGGCGGGCACGGCGATCGCCCTGGCCCTGGTCTCGGTGACCCAGGTGCTCCTGCTGCTGTACGCCCAGGAGACCCGCGGCCTGTTCGCCTGGGGCGAGGGCTCGCTGGAGCAGAACGGGCTCGGCGGCGTCCGCACGCTCGGTCCCCTCGTCGGCCTGGCGCTGGCCGCGCTGCTCGGCATGGCCCGGCGGCTCGACCTGATCCACGTCGGCGAGGACCACGCCCGGACGCTGGGTGTCCACGTCGGCCGGGTCCGCTTCGCCGCGATCGCGCTGGCCGTGCTGCTGGCCGCGGCGGCGGTGACACTGGCCGGCCCGATCGGGTTCGTCGGCCTCGCCGCGCCGGCACTGGCGCGGCTGCTCGCCGCCGTCGTCCCTGGCCTGCACCGGCACACCGCGCTGATCCCGTTCTCCGCGGCGCTGGGCGCGGCGCTGCTGCTGGGTGCCGACGTGCTGCTCCGCACGATCATCAGCCCGCAGCGCGCCCTGGAGGTGCCGACCGGCGTCGTCACGACGATCCTCGGCGCGCTCTTCCTCGTGGTGCTGGCGCGCACCGCCCGGATCACCTCGGCGACCGCGGAACCTCCCGCCGCCGGCGCGCGCAGCGGGGTGAGCGCGCTGCGGTACCGCGTGGTGCTGGGCGTGCTGGCGCTCGCGGTGGTCGCCGTCGCCGTGGGCGCGGTCCTGCTCGGCGACGCGAAACTGCTGCTGGGCGACGTCGTCAACTGGGTCACCGGGCAGGCGGGCCCGATCGTCACCGGCGTGCTGGACACCCGCGTGCCCCGCGTGGTGGCCGCGCTGCTGGCGGGGGCGGCACTCGCGCTGGGCGGCGCGCTCACCCAGGCGGTCGCCCGCAACCCGCTGGCCGAGCCGGGGATGATCGGCGTGGTCGGCGGGGCGGGCCTCGGCGCGGTCACCGTGATCACGCTGGTGTCCGGGGTCGGGTTCTGGACCCTGACCGGCTCCGCGGGCCTGGGCGCGGCCCTGGCGATGGCGCTGGTCTTCACGGTGGCGGCCCGGGGCGGCTTCACCAGCGAACGCCTGGTGCTGATCGGCTTCGGCGTGCACGCGGCGGCGCAGGCGCTGGTGACGCTGCTGATCACGCTGTCCGACCCGTGGAACGAGACCAAGGCGCTGACCTGGCTGGGCGGCTCGACCTACGGCCGGACGTTCACCCACCTCGTGCCGATGGCGCTGGCCCTGCTGCTGGTGGTGCCGGTGCTGGTCCGCATGCGCCGCGAGCTCGACCTGCTGGCCCTGGACGACGAGACACCGCGCGTGCTGGGCGTGCCCGTCGCCCGCTCGCGGTTGCTGCTGCTCTCGTGCGCGGTCCTGCTGACCGGCGCGGCGGTCGCGGGCATCGGCGTGCTGACGTTCGTCGGCCTGGTCGCCCCGCACGCGGCCCGCGCGATCGTGGGCAGCCGCCACGCCCGCCTCCTCCCGGCGGCCGCCCTGCTGGGCGCGATCCTGGTCGGGGCGGCCGACACCGCGGGCCGCACGCTCATCGCCCCCGCCCAGCTCCCGGCCGGCCTGATGACGGCGGTCATCGGAGCGCCGTACTTCGTGTGGCTGCTGTACCGGCACCGCGCGACCGGCCGGGGC
- a CDS encoding ABC transporter ATP-binding protein: MSLVPRPDGAGVHAHEIDVAYGSDVVVRAASLSLHAGTVTALIGPNGSGKSTLLRALARLHPPAAGSVAFADGADLRALSGKDIAKRITLLSQQRTAPGGVCVRELVEFGRHPHRSRWGGRDPGGPAAVERALALTGLAGLADRPVQALSGGQAQRVWLAACLAQDTALLLLDEPTTFLDLRYQVEILDVVRDLADSHGVGVGVVLHDLDQAAAVADRVVLLEGGRVTAEGEPADVLTADNLTRAYGIRVDVVRDPADGRIHTRAVGRFNDARATSA, from the coding sequence GTGTCCCTTGTCCCCCGCCCCGACGGCGCCGGTGTCCACGCGCACGAGATCGATGTCGCCTACGGCAGCGACGTCGTGGTGCGTGCCGCGTCGCTGTCGCTGCATGCCGGCACCGTCACCGCGTTGATCGGCCCGAACGGCAGCGGGAAGTCGACGCTGCTGCGGGCGCTCGCGCGGCTGCACCCGCCCGCCGCCGGCTCGGTGGCCTTCGCCGACGGCGCCGACCTGCGTGCACTGTCCGGAAAGGACATCGCCAAGCGGATCACCCTGCTGTCGCAGCAGCGAACCGCGCCGGGTGGTGTGTGCGTGCGGGAGCTCGTCGAGTTCGGCAGGCACCCGCACCGGTCCCGCTGGGGCGGCCGCGATCCCGGCGGGCCCGCCGCCGTCGAACGGGCGCTGGCGCTGACCGGCCTGGCCGGCCTCGCCGACCGGCCGGTGCAGGCCCTCTCCGGCGGGCAGGCGCAGCGCGTGTGGCTCGCCGCCTGCCTGGCCCAGGACACCGCGCTGCTGCTGCTCGACGAACCCACGACCTTCCTCGACCTGCGCTACCAGGTGGAGATCCTCGACGTCGTCCGCGACCTCGCCGACTCCCACGGCGTCGGGGTCGGCGTGGTCCTGCACGACCTCGACCAGGCCGCGGCGGTCGCCGACCGGGTGGTGCTGCTCGAGGGCGGCCGCGTCACCGCCGAAGGCGAGCCCGCCGACGTGCTGACGGCCGACAACCTCACCCGGGCCTACGGCATCCGCGTCGACGTCGTGCGCGATCCCGCCGACGGGCGGATCCACACCCGCGCGGTCGGCCGCTTCAACGACGCCCGCGCCACCTCGGCCTGA